The region aaaaaaaaaaaaaacagtggctaGAGTATCCAGGTACAAGTTTCAAAGACTAGTGGTCCATTAAAGAATAGGAGTAGAGAATATTTGGCTGCTGTCCCTCCACAACCAGGTCTTCAAAGCAACAGCTGGCCCACAGGCCCCTGAATTGATGCTCAGATGCTTTCGGGATTAGGACTGGCAACTGTCAGATGCTCAGTTGCCTGCTGACCTTCGCCAGGGCATCACTGACAACATCAAGGTCATGCTGCAGCTCGTTCATGGCGCTGGTTATGCTCTTGGTGTCTTTCAAGATCTGAATACTCCGTGTATATGGATTATACTTCACTCCAAATGGACGCCTGATTGTTTTGGTAAATTCtctatttaagaaaacaaatgagaagcAATCAATTTCTAggaggaaaataatgaaaactaaaCAGTGTCCATTAGACAAAAAATTAACATATCTAAATCCTGTGCATACTTCAAGTTCTTTCCCAAATGCCATTAAGCTTTCCCTGTTACCCCAGCTGGAATGAATTGCTCCTGAAAAAAATGCAGAACAATGTTTTTTTTGCCCGTTTCATCTATATCTCTCAAAGGCTTCCTAGTTGTTTTATTTGTATACAGTTTATTTTTCGTATTACATTATAAACTCTCTATGGGAAGGAATGGGAAGAAACCAATTTCTCAATGTATCTGATTCGTAATTGCAACACTGAACATCATGATAAACAACATACCCTAAATATTTACTGTGATAGGGAGATAAGTTACAGGCAGAAGAAGCCTGGTGGGCTTCTAATTATCCAGCTGCTTACTTCTGTGACTTGCTACCATTATTGGACCTCTTTTTTGCAGAGGAAAATTAAGGCATAAGGAAGATATACTTTACCTCATTTTCTCCTTTGCATCTTCAAAGCTTTCAGATACAAAGTAGACATCCTGAAAAGTTGTGATGAGACACTCCTGTTTGCAGGTAATCTTGGGATCAAAGGGCTTTACTTTGGCATGTCCAGAAAGAGCATGCTAGAGGACAAGGAGTCAGTGAAtcaaagaatattttgaaattttgaaattttcataGATCACAATCCACACGCAACTGCCAGAAGCATACCTCTGAATGTGTTACTAATGCAATGGGCCGAACCTATAATTCCAAACTTATTTCCTATGGTTCtatttaatccaaaatatactCCAGCAAAATAAATGGCTTACTGTTCCCTGTAAATGCCCCAAGATCATCTCCATTGTTCTAAAGCTGTTCTCCATGTAGGAGGTGCCAAAGGGTCTTTATTTATTCCCACATTAGGGCATCTACTTTCTACCCTGCACACTTATTCCTATACATGACTTGCACCCACTACCAGGTGGTAGGCTCCTTGAGAGCAAGACTGTACCTTGGACAATATTTCTTGCATATCCATCACTCAATAAACATAAGTTCATTCCTTTATTGGATAAATAATAAATCTCAAAGAATTCCCTAGAAATTACTGAAGTTATTGCTAGCACACCAAAAGCGGTGAGGAAACAGCAAGACTTTGTGAGCAAAagctttaaaacactttttttttaacttaaaagatCTATCAATCCTCTGAATAGACATTTATATAATAGATATTATATATCTATTCAGAAAACttaggaaatagagaaaaatgcCTCTTAGGTAATATTTCCTGCCCCCCCCCAAGTATTTTCCACAGTAAGCTTTTGTTCAGATCCAAAACTTCCAGGTCGTATCAATTATATTAAGTGAATATGGTTATGTGCAAAGATTTACAACTCTTACTTTGAGTTCACTGATAGAAGAAAGCAAGCCAGCACCAAAGACTCTTAGCTGTCCCTCTTGTTTACACAGACCAAACTCCACAGTGAAAAAGTAGCACTGCAAAAAGATACCAGTATTACTTTCACATCctgaatgactggatttaaagcAAATTACAACTCTTAGTCACTGACCCAATGTACCCTGGAATAGACTCCAAGAACCCCAGACTAGCTCACAAGTAGTTCTACAATCTGGCTTCATTCCAAACTAGACTTCTCAAACTTCTGTTCCTAGAACTCTTATACACTCTTAAAAATCACTGAGGACCACAAAGActttttgtttatgtgggttataaTTAGCCATATTaaccatattaaaaatataaactgagaacatttttaaatgttcactaattttaaaatataagccaTTTTATAGTAacacaaataacattttaatCAAAAGTAACTATAttgtacaaaacaaaaaaaaaagatgagaaaagtagcattgttttacatttaatgTCTGACTAAATATTGTTTAATGTCTGGCTGGAAAACAGatggattctcatatctgcttgcTTTTAATCTGGTGCAATAGGTTGTTTTGGTTcaagtatatgaaaaaaattcaccCTCATACAGATAAGTAGCTGGAAGAAGGCTGAATATTATAATAGCCTTCTCAGATAATTGTGGATATTCTTATTTGATACTACATCAAAACTCAACAAGTAGTAGTTTCTTAAAGTGCAGCtgcaatgtggaatctgaaaccatatctaaGAACTCTGTCTCTTACATTGAAATCTACTTTGCATTTTGAATAGATCTTTCCTCCAGGACTCTGCAAAAGGGTTTCAGGGACCCCCCCCAGGGGTCCCCAAACCacaatttgagaagcactgttttAACCATCCATAGTCTATTTGacaccacctcccccaccctcacaCACTCTGCTCCAGCTTCTTGTCATTTCCCCAGATACACCAGGCACCTCCTGTCTGTCCTTGGGTGCACTCTTCCTGAgatgctctttcttcttttcctggcaCGTGAAAACATTAATCATCTTCCCTGGGCTAGTCCAGATGCTCATCTTCCTGAAACCTTCCCCAAGCAGTTCTCCGTGCTCCCAGAGCACTCTGCCTAAACTTCTCTAGAGACTTATTCTCATTCTAACATAACTGTCTGTGTATAAGTTCCTTGAAGGTAGGAACCAGGCCTTACTCATCTTCGTGTTTCCAGCATATTGTCTTGTACCTAGTGCTCAAAAATAGTTTTAGCATCATTTTTAGGGAACCTGTCATTTTTACTAAAaagaagaagacatacaaactaTTAACCTAATTGTACTCGTGTTCTCTATTTCTCTACCTTTTTTTAAAGCTCATGTTTTCTTTTGATAAACCTTAAATTTTTCCATCCtcttttaatgttatttaaattatttaaattaaattaaattaaattaaatatgagCAAAGACAAATTTTCTAATGGTCATCTTGAATACATCTTTTTAAACCACACAAATGCCCACATCCCACCCCAGTTAAGAATTACTAATGTATACAGCTATTTCCAGATTTATACCGTTGCCAGTTTTTGAACAGCCTCTTCTGAAGCTCCAAGAGAAGCCAGGCCAATTTCTTGGGAGAATTGAGCAAAACTAGGTTCAGCCAAAAGAGGGACATGACCTAAGAGTTCATGGCAGGTATCTCTGAAAAAGAGGTACAAACATCACAGTCTGTTGCACTGTGATGCTTAACATAAATGCACAATCAACCATTCAATCAAATCAAAATCTGATCTTACTTTTACCTGAATTGACCAGGTGGTATTACTTTGAAAATGGACCACAAAGGACACTATTACAGTAAAGAAACTAATTTTGTTCAAAGCCTtggacactcacacacacacaagtacacacaGATACAGACATCCACATCTCACCACTCCCTCCACACACAAATCAGGTCTCTGCTCAACGTCACCATCTCAGCAAGTCCTTCCCTGATCAcccttttcaaaacaaaaacacccacacacaccccgacctctatcccctttccctgctttatttttctccatggcacTTACAACCAACAGACATTCTACATACATATTTACCTGTTTGTTTATTATCTATATCCCCCattggaatataagctctatgaagGTAGAAAATTTTGTCTGATTGTTTTCAGTGTTACATCCTCTATGCTTAGAACAGCACTTGGCACCTAGCAGGTTGTCGATTAATAATGGCAATAATAATGGCCAACATGTACAGAGAATGGAGCGGGtattactacgtgccaggcaccacTCAAACTGCTTTACATGTTCTAATTCACTTGATCTTCACCAAAAACTCATGATGTAGGTACCATACTGATGAACGGACGCTGCAGTAGAAGTACTTACGGCTCTGGAGTATAGAGGGGATCTGAACTGTGTCTCACATACTGTGTACAGTGAAAGACTCGAAAGGCTAAACCTGATAAGAAATCTCTTGGTGATAAGTAACCAGCCACAGGACGGATGGAAAAACCTGTGCGCTCTGCaaagcaaaggagaaaacagagaaaatcttTACTGCGAGTGGGTGTGGGATTTTTGCATGAACATTCCCATGGATACAGAACTATCTCATGAGCCTGTTCCATTTTCAAGTGGTTCTTTTAGCAAAATCTTCCCCATTTTGAGCCCAAAGTTTGCTATTTCTATCCATTTGTCCTTTACTTAGGGCCACATAGTAATCCCTCTATTACACACGATGACCTTCAAATACTTGAAGCTGTAAAGTCCCCTAAAATTCCAGGTTAAACATCCTAAGAGtccttcaaattttatttctagGATACATTTTCCAATCCCTTTATAATTCAGCTCACTTTCTTCTACACTTGCTCCAGGTTATGACTTATGACTGTCCCTCTTCAGAAGTGGTGCCCAATACTGGATCCAATTCTCCaagacaggagaaaaaaattctgacCTCCTGTACAACTGAACTTTATTCCTCTATTAAAAATTCTGTCATAATGAAAAACAGAGTCCAACATTCCCCTTAAAATCAATTAGCTCATTACCTTTTAGAAAGTTTGAGACATCTTCCAGTTGTGGGATATTATCTTCCCGGTATCCACAGTATTTAGAAAGCAGAGGTAAGTTTTTGAGATACTCCCTGCAGGCATGGGTTGGGTAAAGTTTGTTGAGCTCTCGGAACACGGTTCCCCAGGTCTTAATCTCCTCTTCAGTGAATTCAACCTTAGGAATGGGGTCTCCACTGATGAGATAAAGAGAGGAAGTTATTTTGAATTATCATTCAATAAACAGTAGCACTTATTTTCTATTTACTAAATGAGTATAATTTACTCTATTCATTTAGTTTATTATTTCAAAGTTGGataagttatttttataaaacttacTGTTTATAGTTCATAGCCAAGTCTGCAAAATACTTTCGTCTTTTACGGTAGACATTGTCTTTGAAGCCCTGATAATTAAAGAAACGTTTTTAAATATCCATACTAAAAATACTAgacaaatgatttaaaaaatatttcattattatttgagTGATTATGTTGAAAGGCTGCATAATTGTTATTTTGAGCAAGCActgtttagaaatatattttaaagtcaatGTTATAGGACAGTTTAATATGATAGTGGCTACAAAGATAAAAGATATTATACATACAAAAATACTGCAATAGCTACAAAAATAGAGTagttctgaagaaaaagaaaagtaccacCCTAATTATACACATGGCTCTTTTCCAagggtgaattttttttcctaatcatttGACTATACATTCAGTTATATTTTCCTGTAAACTAATTAATAACACAATGATAATTAATAATACTTGAAATCATGGCAACTGAATCCAACCtcagattttattacaaaatgCAAACATATTCATAATTTGCAGAagcaaataatgataataaaaaaaagacaaaacaataacGTTAGAATTTATACCTATGAAAAACAtttaagagaaaaacagacaaaataaggCATCAAAAAGCAAATCTTCGGAGGATCTAGCCAACAATACAAAATAGGAAAGACAGGAAGGACGCTTGAAAGGAGAGAATGAGACCCGTGTTTAACACAGATTTATAGGCCTTTACTCTGCTCCTGGTCTTGTGCTGAaatccagagaaacagagcacAATCTGGGTCTTCAGGCGGTTTACTTTAACCAATTATTATGAAACAATTTGATAAATGCCTTATTAGAGGTATGCACAAAAGAGAAACTCATAATCCAGAGTATGTGAAAGAGGGTAGTGCAGGTCAGGAAAGGGTTCCTACGCTAAGTCTCAAAAGAGGAGTGGAGAGAGCAGGGGTAGAGTGGGTCAGGGGGGTGCAGGACAGAAAGCACAGCACAAGGACAGCGCAGAAGTGAAAACCAGCATGCTGCACCTAAGAAAACACAGACAAACCACTGCTGCTGGAGCCTGGAGAGTGAGGTGAAACACGGTAAAAGCTAGTTAGTGCCTGTGAGAGCATGGATTTTAGTCTTTCGGTAATAGGAAGCcactgggattaaaaaaaaaaacagctttatcaaGATTAAATTCACATATAAAATTGACATTTTGAAGTGTATAACTttgtggcttttagtatattcagtgttgtgcaaccacctcCACCATACTTTCAGAATattttatcaccccaaaaagaaatgtACCCATTTGCAGTCTCTTCTCATTTTCCCCTCTCCCTCAGCCCTTAGCAACCAGTAATTTACTTTCTgattctatgaatttgcctattctggacatttcatataaaaggaatcacacaatatatcaccttttgtgactggcttctttcactatgACAGTGTTTTCAATGTTCacctatgttgtagcatgtatcagtatttcatgttttttatgGCCATTACTATTCCATGTTAGGGACATACCATGctttacttatccattcatcagtggaTAGACATTTGGGTagcttctaccttttggctgttatgaagaATGCCTCtatgatttttgtgtggacatatgttttcaattttcttagATATGTAACTAGTGTAGGTGCCATTGATGATTTTTAGGTGGAAGAGGGGTAATGGTCACACTGAGGCTTTAGAGCATTCTAGTGACTATGTGGAGGGTGGGTTTGAGGGGGCAAAGCTGGAAGCAGAAGACCAGTTAAGGGCTGTGGTagtaagaataaaaaaggaataaatttaagaaatatttaagtgAAAATCAGCAGGACTTGGTAGTAGGTCAGTAAAACTGATTTACATACCTTTCCATAAACATGCCCCAGattttttttgcctctgaaactttGATCATTTTGCAATGAACTATCCTTCCTCTCCTTGCTTTCCTACCAAAATTCTTTAAGGCCAATTTAAAAGGTTGCCTTTCTCTGATCTCTTCAGCTAGAAGTGTTTGCTGTCTTATGCATATCTTTAAGCAGTCTGTTCGTGCCACTTAGCACACATCATATTTAAATTCTGAATATGTTTACTTATAAATGTGTGCTTTACCTGTtcaactagactgtaagctccctgagggcaggtaCAGTAATTTACTAATTCCAATAATTACTCGATAAGATGTTATAGAATAAATGGATCAGTCAGCTGGGGACTAAGGCATAAGGTCATATTCATGCAGCTAATAAGTGGTAGAAGCTAGATTAAATCCCTGGTCTGTGAACACCGCAGCTGAACTTTTTCCCCTCCTGGAATCCTAGAGCTCCACAAGAAATCATAATGCTCTGGACTTACTAATTCTCCAACTCATGCCTGTACTGTATCCCATATAATTTTCCAAGGAAACAACTTCCTAATTCATCAATTATGCTGGAAAGCATAGGTGATAAATCTTTCTCCTTCTTGTCTTTACTTCCCTCTTCAATAACCTATGCCCATTTTAATAGAAACTGACTGCAGATAGTCTTCACTGTAGTATAACTCTTGGAATAGCTCTTAGTAATAGGAATTCCAGGCACAGACAGATGTTCTGCAGCCAATGAAATTATGCTCTTTAATCACTTGGTCTCAATTCCACCAACATGAGGGACTAATAACACTTCCCAAAATCCAGATTAATCAAGATCCTATTTAGTCTAGGATAAGTACTTTCtccaaaaaaggaataaaaattgcccttaattttttagtttgctttaaattattttcatgaaaatatttattaaaaatatttacaggatgGTCAGCATCCAGTTCAGATCCATACATCAGAACTCTGTTGGCACAATGGTCCAGGTCAGAAATCTTCTTTGGAAACCAAGGGACAGCTTCCATACCTACAAAATACAAAAACCACTAACAGCGGGAGAGACAATCTTAAATAAGGCAATAAGGAAGAAGAAACTAAGAAAGTCATAAACGTATCTGGATgagatttttaattttaccttctATGTTGAGGCAAAATGTATACAAGGAAATTGCTCTAGTTCTAATATGTAAATCTTACTCAAAATTTTTGTACTTAAAAGTATTTTGAGCcttgatttcctaaatgttagAGAAATGATGTACTTTAGTAATAgaccaaaaattcaaaaaaaatttaagccacaTATTTAGTTATCCTAAAAAAGTAGATAAGGGTGCACAACTTTACAGATCAAGGTGCAAATTTAATAAAAACTCCGAATGTTTATCTTTGTTGATGAAAAGGATCTTAGAGATCATTTACATCTTTGCCACTCTGATCTTCTCACCATCCCTCAGACATACAAGCCTTGATAAAATTCCATGGTTTTGTATATGCTGCTCTTCTGCCGGGAATACCTATCCCACTCTAATCCCTGCTCCACCTCATCCTTCTGCTTTCCTGAGAATATCCTTTTTCTTCAAGACCTAAATCGAATgagccttccctgaccctgtAGGTGGAGCTAATTCTCTGTGCTCTGGGTTCCTGTGATACTATGACTCTAATTCTCTAAAAGCTTTTACTATGTTTTACTATAATGTATCTGTATATGGCTGTCTCATAGAAAAAGAACGGGAACAACTCTAGGGTaggactatttatttttaaatctccatttcttttcctttttttccttaatggggaggggcaggtaatttttggcttatttatttgtttttttttaaacagaggtagtgggaattgaacccaggaccttgtgcatgctaggcattcactccaccactgagctataccttctccccgTATCCGCATTTCTTAGTAGAAACTGACTGACACAAGTTAGTGGTCCCTAAATATAAACCAAACCATTTAGACTCCACAAAACTCTTCATCTTATAGATGAGGTAACCAAaatccagagaggtgaagtaatttATCCAAGATAACTTGTCTCCAATGGAAGAGAGAACACTAGAACTCAATCCTTCTCGCTCCAGTTTAATGCTCTTTCTAACATACCCAGAAGAGATATTCAAGAGATTTAGCAACAAATACAACAGGGCACCAATCACTCAAAATAGACACAGGCAGAGTTCCAGGCTCTGGCTCTGCCAGGTGTTAACCCTTTAGTTGCTTGTGGTGGGCATGGGACTCCCGGGGAGGATGGGGGTCACACAGGCTTCAGGCCTGGTGGGGAGCACTCAAGGGACTCAGGGAGGAAGCTATCTACCAGTCAGAAATGGAATTAGTATGTcgatattttaataaattatagccATACAAACCCGTAACAGATGAATATCAGCCCTGATTACACCCCAAATATTGTGACATAATCTGAAAGGATTATTTTAAATTGGGTATCATATCTAAAATGTAACATTTATCCATTTGTCTTTTGCACCAAGTAAACTACAAGGATTTTTCCACAATAGATCTTAGCCTATATCTTTGCTATCTGAGTATCTGAAACCTTAGAAGGctttattgctttttcttttggttttggtgGAAGTGAGGACAAGGAAGAATGCTGTATTTCACATATAGAGTACTTCACATCATAGATGTCAGCAATTGTCAACAGGCTCACCAAATTCAAATTCACATAATATCTGCTAGATATTTGCCTTGTGAGAGTTCTAAGGGCTCAGGGATTGTGAACGGGAGGTTTGTGAGATCAAGAAATGCTTGATGACTTGAAAGTTGAGATAACTTAATGGATTTCTAACTATTCTGAATTCTTCCTTATATTCGAGCTTTCCTTTTCACTTCTCTCGACCTTGATAAAATGttgctttctaatttttctttagcaTTTTGAGCAattatgttttcttcattatcAGACTGTAGGGAATTTGAAAAGACagacttttattttcactttcataCTTTCAATATAAACATAAGATTGGACACACATTATGCACTTAATCTTATGAGTAGTAGTTTCACTTTTCAAACTTACCATCTTCCTTCACAGTAAAATTATCTGGTAGGTTCACAGAGAGAACATTAGTATGAGACTTCAACAGATGAAAAATATCATTCAATTGTTCTGTATTGATATCACAGTCAACAAAAATCTCAAATTCTGAGTTTCTTCTCTTTGATTTTCGGGACTCGATATGTAATAGGTTCACATGCTTCTCCTGTGGAAAGCAGAGAGTGAAGATTACATATGACTGCCTCAAACGGTTATAGTCTCTGAGCTCCCATTACCACTAAAAATCAACCTCAGCACTTGCCATGACagacaaaggggaaaagggagggagggagccactgGAAAGGGACCTGTTTTTGGTGCTGTCAACAGCAAAGTAACTCCCCCTAAATATTAGGTACTAttcaaaaaaagtttgaaaaattcaTTACACCCTCCAGAAACTAACAAATAAATTAACACTCACTAGAAAGTCCCTCAGATTACCAGAATTGATTGGCCTTCAAATCAAAAGACCAAGTCTCCTAGATAAAAAGAACCATTTGAAAATTCCCTAAAATAAAGGCtagttttttttaagtggtaGTAGTGTTAgtactttagaaagaaaaatttcctttgcaaaaaatgcatttaataaaattagatGAACAgcttgaacacagaatattaaaaccTCCAATCTCCTAAGCAATAAACTTAGTAACCCATGCCAGCCTGAGGTATGAGCGCCATAGATGTAAACCTGTAGGGGCAGCATATCTTCTCTTACCAATTTGGGTGCTGAGGAAAAGCCCTGGTGACATAATCATGAAACATAAGAACCAATCACCCAAcagttttcttcatctaaaaaatgAGAAAGTTAGAGTAGATGATCTCCAATACTAATCAGTTCAATCTAAATTAACCAAGTGAACACCCATGTAGCCATGTAAGGGCTGTGAAGCTTAGAAAGAAGGGCAAGACATACAAGGAGTTTATAATCTGATTGGCCATTacatgaaagaataaaagaaaatacaagcgCTGAGTGTTCAGGTGCAAAAGATGTTTGGCAAAGAGAAAAAGCATTATAAGTTAGAGAAAGTAGACGGTTCTGTGGAGCAGATAGGAACTCAAATGAgtcttaaaaaatagaataacaaGACAGAAGGGAAGAAGTAGGATTCTTAACAGGAGGAACTGTATGTGACTGGAGTacagtgctgtacaccagaaattgacacacattgtaaactgactctacttcaataaaaacattttaaaaaataaacaggaggaACTGTATGAGCAAAGGTAGAATCTgataagaaaggagagagagtgtCAGGAAACTGGAATAGGTAGGGTTTATCCTGGAACATAGAATTTATCATGGAATCAATAGAAAGCCAGTTATAAAATACATTGGAACTGATCAGGAGTAAAAGAGAGTTTCATTGAATCTATTTCTTATGAATCTTTAtaattaagaatgcattcataaatattttctgaatgatgACTTGAAtaaatatagatctataaattatgtttttggagaaaaagacaaaatgtcAACTCTTCCTAAATTAATCTATAAGTGAATGCTATCAAAATCAAAATCTTGATGAATTTGGTGAGGAAATGAAACTAAACAATTTCAAAGtccatccagaaaaaaaaatttagtcaaaTTTAGGAAATTTCAGATTAAGTTAAAGTAATAAGTGAGACATTTCCTATCAGATATTTCAGTtacagaaacagaggcacagaaaggttaagcagTTTGCCCAAAGCTACACAGCTAATCAGTgtcagagctggaattcaaactcaGGCTGTCCAGCTCCATAGTTCATGCCCTTAAAGACTGTGTTGTAATCCTGTTGTACAAGAAAGGGAGAGTCAGAATAATGGATAATATGGTCTTTCTGAACAAGATTTACATAATCTTAATAATGAAAACACTAAAGACTGATAGAGTCAAAAATTGGGGTATAACAAAATTGGGAAGATGGAGGGAAGGGAACTTGAGGGAGCCACTGGAAAGGGACCTGTGTAAAGAGAGCTAAATCTTCACTTCCACCAGAGAAAATCAATAGGTAATATCTACAAATGGAAAAATCAAGAAACTGCAGCAGAATAAGCATATTGTTTATAAACATGGAAGTaaatactagaaaatatagtTAAAATAGTTGAAAATGGTTGCCCTCTATGGGCTGAGGATAAGTAAAATAGGTGGGTTCACACCCACATCACTCACTATGCAGCGGTCAGAATGAATGAGATGGATACACAGCAGCATGGGTAGATCTTAAGAATATAGTGCTGagtaaaagaaatatgtattgTACAATAACCTTTATATAAATTACCAATACATGCACATGCAAAAACTCAACATCTaagtaacataaaaaaataattcaatggCATTCACAGCTCAAACACATCTGAGTAGTTGCCTATcagaagagagaaatggagatTGAATGAAACAGGAGGAAGCTGTATACATCAAAGAGGACAGTGTCCACATGACATAAGCAATATGATTAGCTCAACCCTCTGCACCTAAGTCAACAAAAACCCTCTGCACCTAGGTCAACAAACTAAATGGAGTTTAGGGATGAAGAGAGATGAAGCAGAAGACTGCTGTTTTCTTTATAAACTTTATAACATGGGTTTGACTTCTTAAACCATGCACAAGTATccactgattaaaaataaaataaaaaagaaagttgatGGAAGAAATATAGGTATACTATTTAAAGACTCAAAGATAATCAATAGAAGAGCTTAAAATAATCATGTAATCATCAAATTTGGGGAGGAGTAGAGGGAGAAGAGATGGAGGTGGTATCAGTATCTTTCACAATATAGAGTAAATAAATATCATATAAACTGACAACGCAAAGAGAGAGATCAGAACAACTTTTAGATATTATAAAATCACCACCAAAAGAACTAAAGAGCAGAGATAGTTAAAAGAGGTTGCCTCTAGGTAGTGGGACTGAGGTGCTTGGCTAAAAAGAACTGATGATTTTATCACAAACTCTTCGAGACTActtgtttatatttagaatttttaattctttgaaatatTATATTCAAATGTCTACTTAATAgcatagcatatatatataaagttcatTTATAAATAGCTAACACTTATTGATAATTTACTCTGAACTAccctaagcactttacatatattaactttaTTAGTTCTCACAATGACCCTATCAG is a window of Vicugna pacos chromosome 10, VicPac4, whole genome shotgun sequence DNA encoding:
- the TPH1 gene encoding tryptophan 5-hydroxylase 1, with amino-acid sequence MIEDNKENKDHSLEKGRATLIFSLKNEVGGLIKALKIFQEKHVNLLHIESRKSKRRNSEFEIFVDCDINTEQLNDIFHLLKSHTNVLSVNLPDNFTVKEDGMEAVPWFPKKISDLDHCANRVLMYGSELDADHPGFKDNVYRKRRKYFADLAMNYKHGDPIPKVEFTEEEIKTWGTVFRELNKLYPTHACREYLKNLPLLSKYCGYREDNIPQLEDVSNFLKERTGFSIRPVAGYLSPRDFLSGLAFRVFHCTQYVRHSSDPLYTPEPDTCHELLGHVPLLAEPSFAQFSQEIGLASLGASEEAVQKLATCYFFTVEFGLCKQEGQLRVFGAGLLSSISELKHALSGHAKVKPFDPKITCKQECLITTFQDVYFVSESFEDAKEKMREFTKTIRRPFGVKYNPYTRSIQILKDTKSITSAMNELQHDLDVVSDALAKVSRQLSI